A section of the Polyangia bacterium genome encodes:
- a CDS encoding MoxR family ATPase — protein MPIPDRQLSPSLPGPPKPSVPLFMETRLRVPQGSPPARLEAVERQVQEHAQWVQAVRHEMARIIVGQTTLVDRLLVALLAGGHVLLEGVPGLAKTLALKTLTGAIDGTFQRIQFTPDMLPADIVGTLIYNPQRGTFETKRGPIFANFILADEINRAPAKVQSALLEAMQEKQVTLGDHTHPLPSPFLVLATQNPIEQEGTYPLPEAQIDRFLLKVNVGYPTPDEELRILDAMATSTPQLDVRPVASPEEILAARQVVDAIYLDEKIKQYIVSLVVATRDPRALGLSLDGMIRYGASPRATIGITLAAKAWAFLRGRGYVTPQDVKTVAPDVLRHRVAITYEAEAERLTADGLVSTILDHVPIP, from the coding sequence ATGCCAATCCCCGATCGCCAGCTTTCGCCTTCACTGCCCGGACCGCCGAAGCCGTCCGTTCCATTGTTCATGGAAACCCGCCTGCGTGTGCCGCAAGGCAGCCCACCCGCGCGGCTGGAAGCGGTCGAGCGGCAAGTTCAGGAGCACGCCCAGTGGGTGCAGGCCGTGCGCCACGAGATGGCGCGGATCATCGTCGGTCAGACCACGCTGGTCGATCGCCTGCTGGTGGCGTTGCTGGCCGGCGGCCACGTTCTTCTGGAAGGCGTCCCCGGGCTGGCCAAGACGCTGGCCTTGAAGACGTTGACCGGCGCCATCGACGGGACGTTTCAACGGATCCAGTTCACGCCCGACATGCTTCCGGCCGACATCGTCGGCACGCTGATCTACAACCCGCAGCGCGGGACCTTCGAAACCAAGCGCGGCCCGATCTTCGCCAATTTCATCCTGGCCGACGAGATCAACCGCGCACCGGCCAAGGTGCAAAGCGCGCTGCTGGAGGCCATGCAGGAAAAACAGGTCACGCTGGGCGACCACACCCACCCCTTGCCGTCACCGTTCCTGGTCCTGGCCACCCAAAATCCGATCGAACAGGAAGGCACCTACCCGCTGCCCGAAGCGCAGATCGATCGCTTCTTGCTGAAGGTCAACGTCGGCTATCCGACGCCCGACGAGGAGCTGCGCATCCTGGACGCGATGGCCACCAGCACCCCGCAGCTGGACGTGCGACCGGTGGCCTCGCCGGAAGAGATCCTGGCCGCCCGGCAAGTGGTCGACGCCATCTATCTCGACGAGAAGATCAAGCAGTACATCGTCAGCCTGGTGGTGGCGACGCGCGATCCGCGCGCGCTGGGACTTTCGCTGGACGGAATGATCCGCTACGGCGCCTCGCCGCGCGCCACCATCGGCATCACGCTGGCGGCCAAGGCGTGGGCGTTTCTGCGCGGCCGCGGTTATGTCACGCCGCAAGACGTGAAGACAGTCGCGCCCGACGTGCTTCGCCACCGGGTGGCCATCACCTACGAAGCAGAGGCCGAGCGGCTGACCGCCGACGGCCTGGTGAGCACCATCTTGGACCACGTTCCCATTCCTTAA
- a CDS encoding BamA/TamA family outer membrane protein, producing MRRAGSFGVTASAAVLIMAVAACASSPKRAEPVVRKLTINGNSALSDRQIEKKILTTKTGWWPFAERRYFDPVIWAIDLQRIKRLYGSHGYYQAEIEHDRVTPQPRNGVALEADVREGQPTRIGSLEVQGLQALPGSDRRALLADLPLKVGAVFNEEQWAAAKQLLLTTLRDRGYATADVDGSALIDVGTRQAACTLLVTLGVIYRFGSIRVDNGQGASIQPWWIWEQVRLAIPEGALYSEESLTEAQRRISNMGVFAAAKVTTAPPDPQTGRIDVLVETRQAPLHTLKLGAGFRLDQIRNEGRLIGEWTNRNFLGGMRRLTIHAEAGWAFIPNTYAVVSGDQSTALRNGPIARLRLEFQQPRFLGRPSLRESSTIEGARTLEQTYNDLGGHLANGVIWQPRASLSIYPSHHLQGDELNGPPGSGVLTAPLTLGCHATGSSCFVWLSYLEEVITWDRRDNVLEPHRGFYGSLELQQGGGPLQGDFDYFRVLPDVRGYFSVGEDAALTFAARLKVGELIPSSGNPDDSAVVTRFYGGGAQSMRGFNDRRLSPLLVSQLPATLSNPNPPIVTLPIGGNGLIDGSGEIRYALTSNLILAAFTDFGQVTQGRVHPSDFAHVLVAVGFGLRYLTPVGPVRIDFARRLQLGRPPPLFAVDATGKIVAQDYKVDDSCFGLGGSGGDGKVTDNLCVLHISIGEAF from the coding sequence GTGAGGCGGGCCGGCTCGTTCGGAGTCACGGCCAGCGCGGCAGTGCTGATCATGGCCGTGGCCGCCTGCGCCTCTTCGCCCAAGCGAGCGGAGCCGGTGGTGCGCAAGCTGACCATCAATGGCAACTCGGCGCTGTCCGATCGCCAGATCGAAAAGAAGATTCTCACCACCAAGACGGGCTGGTGGCCTTTCGCCGAGAGGCGCTATTTCGATCCGGTGATCTGGGCGATTGATCTGCAGCGGATCAAGCGGCTTTACGGCAGCCACGGCTATTACCAGGCGGAGATCGAACACGATCGGGTGACGCCCCAGCCGCGCAACGGCGTGGCCCTGGAGGCGGACGTGCGCGAGGGCCAGCCGACGCGCATCGGCTCGCTGGAGGTGCAGGGTCTGCAGGCCCTGCCGGGGAGCGATCGCCGCGCGCTGCTGGCGGACTTGCCGCTGAAAGTGGGAGCGGTGTTCAACGAAGAGCAATGGGCTGCCGCCAAGCAATTGTTGCTGACCACGCTGCGCGACCGCGGCTACGCCACCGCCGACGTCGACGGCTCGGCGCTGATCGACGTGGGCACGCGGCAGGCGGCGTGCACGCTGCTGGTGACCTTGGGCGTGATCTACCGGTTCGGGAGCATCCGCGTCGACAACGGCCAGGGCGCCAGCATCCAGCCGTGGTGGATCTGGGAGCAGGTGCGCCTGGCCATTCCGGAGGGCGCGCTTTACTCGGAAGAATCCCTGACCGAGGCGCAACGTCGGATCTCGAACATGGGCGTCTTCGCCGCTGCCAAGGTGACGACCGCGCCGCCCGATCCCCAGACCGGCCGCATCGACGTCCTGGTCGAGACCCGCCAGGCGCCGCTGCACACGCTGAAGCTGGGCGCCGGTTTTCGCCTGGATCAAATTCGCAACGAGGGGCGCCTGATCGGCGAATGGACCAACCGGAATTTCCTCGGTGGCATGCGCCGGCTGACCATCCACGCCGAAGCGGGGTGGGCGTTCATCCCCAACACCTACGCGGTGGTCAGCGGCGATCAGAGCACCGCCCTGCGCAACGGTCCCATCGCGCGCCTGCGCCTCGAGTTTCAACAGCCGCGGTTTCTGGGCCGGCCCTCGCTGCGCGAGAGCAGCACCATCGAAGGGGCGCGCACGCTGGAACAGACGTACAACGATCTCGGCGGGCACCTGGCCAACGGCGTGATCTGGCAGCCGCGGGCGTCATTGTCGATCTATCCGTCGCACCACCTGCAAGGCGACGAGCTCAATGGCCCGCCCGGCTCGGGCGTGCTGACGGCGCCGCTGACGCTGGGTTGCCACGCCACCGGTAGCAGCTGCTTCGTCTGGCTGTCGTATCTGGAGGAAGTCATCACCTGGGATCGCCGCGACAACGTGCTAGAGCCGCACAGAGGCTTTTACGGTAGCCTGGAGCTGCAGCAGGGCGGCGGCCCGTTGCAAGGCGACTTCGACTATTTCCGCGTGCTGCCCGACGTGCGCGGCTACTTCAGCGTCGGCGAGGACGCGGCGCTGACCTTCGCCGCCCGCCTCAAGGTCGGCGAGCTGATCCCGTCGTCGGGAAATCCCGACGACAGCGCGGTGGTGACGCGATTTTACGGCGGCGGTGCACAGTCGATGCGCGGGTTCAACGACCGGCGGCTTTCGCCTTTGCTGGTCTCGCAGCTGCCGGCGACGCTGAGCAATCCCAACCCGCCGATCGTGACGCTGCCCATCGGGGGCAACGGCCTCATCGACGGCAGCGGCGAGATCCGCTACGCGCTGACGTCGAACCTGATCCTGGCGGCTTTCACCGACTTCGGTCAGGTGACGCAGGGACGGGTTCACCCCAGTGACTTTGCCCACGTGCTGGTGGCGGTCGGCTTCGGCCTGCGTTACCTGACGCCGGTGGGTCCGGTGCGCATCGACTTCGCCCGGCGCCTGCAGCTGGGACGGCCGCCGCCGCTGTTCGCCGTCGACGCCACCGGCAAGATCGTTGCCCAGGATTACAAGGTGGACGACAGCTGCTTTGGCCTGGGCGGATCAGGCGGCGACGGCAAGGTCACCGACAACCTGTGTGTCCTGCACATCTCGATCGGGGAGGCGTTTTGA
- a CDS encoding carboxy terminal-processing peptidase, translating into MKLPTRLISSVTTAALVVALAGLTLAGQPALRPADLRSTDANITRLTTEILGRSQFAHHPLDADLAGRLLDRYMDALDGSHSIFLQSDVDEFAAYRATLASATKATGDTSAARVIFARYLQRLQQQAAYVVDLLRTTKFEFSGHDVYSYDRQHAARPPDLAAAQVIWRQQLRAEYLEEKLGEKTPTPAQIVSTLTRRRQQQVRTIKAFNDDEVLEIYLDALAHVYDPHSDYLGHEQMESLSIAMNLSLFGIGASLETVDGYCKIRELIPGGPAARSGLLKAGDRIVAVAQADQAPVDIVNMPLSRSVELMRGPKGSRVKLTVISGDDAQAAAPRTVSLIRDQINLADQEAKAQVIDLPTRKGTSVRLGVIDLPSFYAGRTPAGPRSATVDVARLLAKLKAENVRGVVMDLRHNGGGSLDEAISLTGLFIRKGPVVQTRDQSGRVDVGVDDDDQINYDGPLVLLTSRLSASATEILAGALQDYGRAVVVGDSSTFGKGTVQSVVGLAPLMDRAGLPHGYDPGALKITISKFYRPSGASTQLRGVVSDIVLPSTTDVPSISESSLKDPLPWDAVPAANYQRVNRVQPYLGVLRENSARRVKTDRAFVSLAADIDQEAKTWASKSVSLNEEQRRREQTEAKARQVERDRQAQATQGDKPIVHEITLANVDLPGMPPPVIAKSPKAAGEKAAAASETGSVSASDQAILAESLRILSDYVDLWRLTRV; encoded by the coding sequence ATGAAGCTGCCCACCCGACTGATCTCCTCTGTCACCACTGCCGCGCTGGTCGTCGCCCTGGCTGGGCTCACGCTGGCCGGGCAACCGGCGCTGCGGCCCGCCGATCTGCGCAGCACCGACGCCAACATCACCCGGCTGACCACGGAAATTTTGGGGCGATCGCAGTTCGCCCATCATCCTCTTGATGCCGACCTGGCCGGCCGGCTGCTCGATCGTTATATGGATGCGCTCGACGGAAGCCATTCGATCTTCCTGCAGTCGGACGTCGACGAATTTGCCGCCTATCGCGCGACGCTGGCCAGCGCCACCAAGGCGACCGGCGACACCAGCGCGGCGCGGGTGATCTTCGCGCGGTACTTACAACGTCTGCAGCAGCAGGCGGCCTACGTCGTTGATCTGCTGCGGACCACGAAGTTCGAGTTTTCAGGCCACGACGTCTACTCATATGATCGACAGCACGCGGCTCGCCCGCCCGATCTGGCCGCGGCTCAGGTGATCTGGCGGCAGCAGCTGCGGGCCGAATATCTGGAAGAAAAGCTTGGTGAGAAGACGCCGACGCCCGCTCAGATCGTGAGCACCTTGACCCGGCGGCGGCAGCAACAGGTGCGGACCATCAAGGCGTTCAACGACGACGAGGTGCTGGAGATCTACCTCGACGCTTTGGCCCACGTCTACGATCCACACTCGGACTATCTCGGGCACGAACAGATGGAGAGCCTGTCGATCGCGATGAACCTGTCGCTGTTCGGGATCGGCGCCTCGCTGGAGACCGTGGACGGCTATTGCAAGATCCGGGAGCTTATCCCGGGCGGGCCGGCCGCCCGCAGTGGGCTTTTGAAGGCCGGCGATCGCATCGTCGCCGTGGCGCAGGCCGATCAAGCGCCGGTCGACATCGTGAACATGCCTTTGTCGCGATCGGTCGAGCTGATGCGGGGGCCGAAGGGCTCGCGGGTGAAATTGACGGTGATCTCCGGCGACGACGCCCAGGCCGCCGCGCCGCGGACCGTGTCGTTGATCCGCGATCAGATCAACCTGGCCGACCAGGAGGCCAAGGCGCAGGTGATCGATCTGCCGACCCGAAAGGGGACCTCGGTGCGGCTGGGGGTGATCGATCTGCCGTCTTTTTATGCCGGCCGCACGCCGGCCGGTCCGCGCAGCGCCACGGTGGACGTGGCGCGGTTGCTTGCAAAGCTGAAGGCGGAGAATGTTCGTGGTGTGGTCATGGATCTGCGGCACAACGGCGGTGGCTCGCTGGATGAGGCGATCAGCCTGACCGGCCTTTTCATCCGCAAAGGCCCGGTGGTGCAGACGCGCGATCAAAGCGGCCGGGTGGACGTTGGTGTCGACGACGATGATCAGATCAACTATGACGGACCGCTGGTTCTGTTGACCAGCCGCCTCAGCGCGTCGGCCACGGAGATCTTGGCGGGCGCGCTGCAGGACTATGGGCGGGCCGTGGTGGTCGGCGATTCGTCGACGTTCGGCAAAGGGACTGTGCAAAGCGTCGTGGGCCTGGCCCCGTTGATGGATCGGGCCGGACTGCCGCACGGGTATGATCCCGGCGCGCTGAAGATCACCATCAGCAAATTTTATCGACCAAGCGGCGCGTCGACCCAGTTGCGCGGCGTGGTGTCCGACATCGTTCTGCCGTCGACCACCGACGTGCCGTCGATCAGCGAATCGTCCCTCAAGGATCCATTGCCGTGGGACGCGGTGCCGGCCGCCAATTATCAGCGCGTGAATCGGGTGCAACCTTATCTGGGCGTGCTCCGGGAAAACTCCGCCCGTCGGGTGAAGACCGATCGAGCCTTTGTTTCGCTGGCCGCAGACATTGATCAAGAGGCCAAGACCTGGGCCTCGAAATCGGTCTCGCTGAACGAAGAGCAGCGGCGCCGCGAGCAGACCGAGGCGAAGGCTCGACAGGTGGAGCGCGATCGGCAGGCGCAGGCAACTCAGGGCGATAAGCCAATCGTTCACGAAATCACTCTCGCCAACGTCGATTTGCCCGGCATGCCGCCGCCGGTGATCGCCAAGAGCCCCAAGGCGGCCGGCGAAAAGGCCGCCGCCGCTTCGGAAACGGGATCGGTGAGCGCCAGCGATCAGGCCATCCTGGCCGAGAGCCTTCGCATTCTGTCCGACTACGTCGATCTCTGGCGCCTGACACGGGTCTGA
- a CDS encoding lipase maturation factor family protein has protein sequence MEEILRASWRDSLRAWARALARLGDRVARDDPAAPGQWLGRLVVLRLLGLVYLMAFLTLVNQGPALIGTHGLLPATSFLDQVARQLGSRWAGFAELPSVFWLGAGDTALRVVGWVGVVLALALLGGYANALTLAVLCALQISISNVGQTFYAFGWELQLFETGFLCIFLCPLLDARPFARRPPPAAVVWLLRWLAARIMWGAGLIKLRGDSCWRDLTCLDFHFETQPIPNPLSRFFHQLPHGVHAGGVLFNYLAELVAPFFVFGTRRMRLAAGAVMVLLQIVLIASGNLAFLNWLTLVPILACFDDGLWQRLLPRRLVARAAAARQAARPSSAQGVVVAVATVLVVSLSVPVVLNLLSGSQVMNTSFTRLPFVNTYGAFGSVGRERLQLVFEGTRDARLTPETTWFAYQFKCQPGDLARRPCWMSPYHYRLDWLLWFAAMGSPREYPWVLHLVSKLLDADPVTLALMGPDPFGGRRPRSVRVDLYRYRFAPRGSGDWWLRTRLGSWLPPLDRDDPRLRDLLEAQGWSKDQ, from the coding sequence GTGGAGGAAATCTTGCGGGCGTCGTGGCGCGACTCCTTGCGAGCATGGGCCCGAGCGCTGGCCCGGCTCGGCGACCGCGTCGCCCGGGACGATCCGGCCGCACCCGGGCAGTGGCTGGGGCGGCTCGTGGTGCTACGCCTGCTCGGGCTCGTCTACTTGATGGCGTTCTTGACGCTGGTCAACCAGGGACCTGCGCTGATCGGCACGCACGGACTTCTCCCGGCGACGTCATTCCTCGACCAGGTCGCGCGCCAGCTCGGCTCGCGCTGGGCGGGCTTCGCCGAGCTGCCGTCGGTCTTCTGGCTGGGCGCCGGCGATACCGCGCTGAGGGTGGTCGGCTGGGTGGGTGTCGTGCTGGCGCTGGCCCTGCTCGGCGGCTACGCCAATGCGCTCACGCTGGCCGTCCTGTGCGCACTGCAGATCTCGATCTCGAACGTCGGCCAGACCTTCTACGCGTTCGGTTGGGAGCTGCAGCTCTTCGAGACCGGCTTTCTCTGCATCTTCCTGTGTCCGCTGCTCGACGCGCGGCCGTTCGCGCGCCGCCCGCCGCCGGCCGCCGTCGTCTGGCTGCTGCGCTGGCTGGCGGCGCGGATCATGTGGGGCGCTGGGCTCATCAAGCTGCGGGGGGATTCCTGCTGGCGCGATCTCACCTGCCTCGACTTTCACTTCGAGACCCAGCCGATCCCGAACCCACTGTCGCGGTTCTTTCACCAGCTGCCGCACGGCGTTCATGCGGGCGGGGTGCTTTTCAACTACCTGGCCGAGTTGGTGGCGCCGTTCTTTGTGTTCGGCACGCGGCGCATGCGCCTCGCGGCGGGCGCCGTCATGGTGCTCCTGCAGATCGTCTTGATCGCCAGCGGCAACCTGGCGTTTCTGAACTGGCTCACGCTGGTGCCGATCCTCGCCTGCTTCGACGACGGCCTCTGGCAACGCCTGCTGCCGCGCCGGCTGGTGGCGCGGGCCGCGGCGGCCCGGCAGGCGGCGCGGCCGTCGTCGGCGCAAGGGGTGGTCGTCGCCGTCGCGACCGTTCTGGTGGTCTCGCTCAGCGTTCCGGTCGTGCTGAACCTGCTGTCGGGCTCGCAGGTCATGAACACCTCGTTCACCCGCCTCCCGTTCGTCAATACGTACGGCGCATTCGGCAGCGTCGGACGCGAGCGCCTTCAGCTGGTCTTCGAGGGCACCCGGGACGCGCGGCTCACGCCCGAGACGACGTGGTTCGCTTATCAGTTCAAATGCCAGCCGGGCGATCTGGCGCGCCGGCCCTGCTGGATGAGCCCCTACCATTACCGGCTCGACTGGTTGTTGTGGTTCGCCGCGATGGGCAGCCCGCGCGAGTACCCCTGGGTGCTCCACCTCGTGTCCAAGCTGCTCGACGCCGATCCGGTGACGCTCGCCCTCATGGGTCCCGATCCGTTCGGAGGCCGTCGGCCCCGTTCCGTCCGCGTCGATCTTTACCGCTATCGGTTCGCTCCTCGCGGGTCCGGCGATTGGTGGCTGCGCACACGCCTCGGTTCTTGGCTGCCGCCGCTCGACCGCGACGACCCGCGCCTGCGAGATCTCCTGGAGGCGCAAGGCTGGTCCAAGGACCAGTAG
- a CDS encoding DUF4396 domain-containing protein: protein MAAALTMVSGVAVAAGVISAGVIAADLVAGRHQKMRIMNAVWPLTALWAGPLGLGAYFRFGRAPRTHDPPDAGQPPSFVVAVGKATTHCGSGCTLGDLLAESFAALAPLTVFGQRLFGSWAYDFVAAYVLGIVFQYFTIKPMSDLSRGQALVRAVKADTLSLLAWQTGMYGWMAIARFVIFERDLPKTSPIFWFMMQLGMLLGFATSYPVNWWLLRRGIKDPM, encoded by the coding sequence GTGGCCGCGGCGCTGACGATGGTTTCCGGGGTTGCGGTGGCGGCGGGCGTGATCAGCGCCGGCGTGATCGCGGCTGATCTCGTGGCGGGGCGGCACCAGAAGATGCGCATCATGAATGCGGTGTGGCCGCTGACGGCGCTCTGGGCGGGCCCGCTTGGTCTAGGGGCATATTTTCGATTCGGACGGGCCCCCCGGACGCACGATCCGCCGGACGCGGGACAGCCGCCGTCTTTTGTCGTCGCCGTCGGGAAAGCGACCACTCATTGTGGCAGCGGCTGCACGCTCGGAGATCTCCTGGCCGAATCGTTCGCAGCGCTCGCGCCCCTGACAGTGTTCGGGCAGCGCCTCTTTGGATCCTGGGCGTACGATTTTGTCGCGGCGTACGTCCTGGGCATCGTGTTTCAGTACTTCACGATCAAGCCGATGAGCGATCTGTCGCGCGGCCAGGCGCTGGTGCGGGCGGTGAAAGCGGACACGCTGTCGCTGCTGGCCTGGCAGACGGGGATGTACGGCTGGATGGCGATCGCGCGGTTCGTGATCTTCGAGCGCGACCTACCGAAAACCAGTCCGATCTTTTGGTTCATGATGCAGCTCGGGATGTTGCTGGGCTTCGCAACCTCCTATCCCGTCAATTGGTGGCTGCTCCGCCGCGGCATCAAGGATCCCATGTAG
- a CDS encoding NAD(P)/FAD-dependent oxidoreductase yields MNDPEVVVIGSGPNGLCAANGMARRGFRVLVLEANPRRGGGALGTEELTLPGFRHDVGAGFFPFATSSPALVELDLPGAGVDWRHATYESCHPALDGSVAVIARAGAIETSPFGSPHDVQAFADLARFYAGIEHELLAVLLGPFPSLGPLLRLGLGNLVKVARLLAGSPRRLASRLFESEAARRVLPGLGLHVDVGPDDTLGAALGFLLALTATTGGFAVPVGGAQRLVEAMTARLAEHGGTVRLGARVARIIVRDKRACAVQLDDGTEIAAPRAILADTSAAALLLSMLDAREVPSWVRSFMTRFPQGWGTFKVDWALSGEVPWKVEVASQSAVVHAGESIDDLVRFTSEVRAGRLPERPYLVIGQQTLADPSRAPPGKQTLYTYTHVPSIVEGGWADTRERFADAIEQRIEGLAPGFRTRILGRHLMAPPDLEASNVNLVGGDLGGGSNAWHRQLLFRPLFPYFRYRMPVAGLYLCSSYAHPGAGVHGMCGANAASVAARDAERRR; encoded by the coding sequence ATGAACGATCCAGAGGTGGTGGTGATTGGCTCCGGGCCGAACGGTCTTTGTGCCGCCAACGGTATGGCTCGCCGCGGATTTCGGGTGCTGGTGCTGGAAGCAAACCCGCGACGGGGCGGGGGCGCGCTGGGAACCGAGGAACTGACGCTGCCTGGGTTCCGTCACGACGTTGGGGCAGGGTTCTTTCCGTTCGCCACCAGCAGCCCGGCCCTCGTCGAGCTGGATTTGCCGGGCGCAGGGGTCGACTGGCGCCACGCCACCTACGAGAGCTGCCATCCAGCGCTTGACGGTAGCGTCGCCGTCATTGCGCGGGCCGGCGCGATCGAGACGTCGCCCTTCGGCAGCCCGCACGACGTCCAGGCGTTCGCGGACCTCGCGCGGTTTTACGCCGGCATCGAACACGAACTGCTGGCGGTCCTGCTCGGCCCGTTTCCATCGCTGGGGCCGCTTTTGCGCTTGGGCCTCGGCAACCTGGTCAAGGTCGCCCGCCTGCTTGCCGGCAGCCCGCGGCGGCTCGCGTCTCGCCTGTTCGAGAGCGAGGCGGCGCGGCGCGTGTTGCCTGGCCTCGGTCTGCACGTCGATGTGGGACCCGACGATACGCTGGGCGCGGCGCTCGGTTTTCTTCTCGCCCTGACCGCGACCACCGGGGGCTTCGCCGTCCCGGTTGGGGGCGCGCAACGGCTGGTCGAGGCCATGACGGCGAGACTCGCCGAGCACGGCGGGACGGTGCGCCTCGGCGCGCGCGTGGCCCGGATCATCGTTCGTGACAAGCGCGCCTGCGCCGTCCAGCTCGACGACGGCACCGAGATCGCAGCGCCCCGCGCGATACTGGCGGACACCTCGGCCGCGGCGCTGCTGCTGTCCATGCTCGATGCGCGCGAAGTCCCGTCGTGGGTGCGCTCCTTCATGACCCGGTTTCCGCAGGGGTGGGGCACGTTCAAAGTCGATTGGGCGCTCTCGGGCGAGGTTCCCTGGAAGGTCGAGGTCGCCAGCCAAAGCGCGGTGGTCCACGCGGGCGAGAGCATCGACGATCTAGTGCGTTTTACCAGCGAAGTCCGAGCGGGCCGGCTTCCCGAGCGGCCCTATCTGGTGATCGGGCAGCAGACGCTCGCCGATCCGAGCCGTGCGCCGCCGGGGAAACAGACACTTTACACATATACGCACGTGCCCTCGATCGTCGAAGGCGGGTGGGCCGACACGCGCGAGCGGTTCGCTGACGCGATCGAGCAGCGCATCGAGGGGTTGGCGCCTGGATTTCGTACGCGGATTCTGGGTCGGCACCTGATGGCACCACCGGACCTCGAAGCCAGCAACGTCAACCTGGTGGGCGGGGACCTGGGCGGCGGTTCGAATGCTTGGCACCGGCAGCTGTTGTTTCGGCCGCTGTTTCCGTACTTTCGTTACCGCATGCCGGTCGCGGGTCTTTACCTTTGCTCGAGCTATGCGCACCCGGGGGCAGGCGTTCACGGGATGTGCGGCGCCAACGCCGCAAGCGTGGCAGCGCGCGATGCGGAACGACGCCGCTGA
- a CDS encoding DUF58 domain-containing protein yields the protein MKPESRLTEPSERQRIQRVMEKVRQIEIRTRRLVDETLAGRYHSVFRGRGIDFDRVREYVPGDEVRTIDWNVTARAGRPFVKQFHEERELVVWLLVDVSASGDFGSVATTKRELAAELACVLALSAVRNNDKVGLLMFSDRIEAHLPPAKG from the coding sequence ATGAAACCTGAAAGTCGCTTGACCGAGCCGTCCGAGCGGCAGCGCATCCAGCGCGTGATGGAGAAGGTCCGCCAGATCGAGATCCGCACCCGCCGCCTGGTCGACGAGACGCTGGCCGGTCGTTACCACTCGGTCTTTCGTGGGCGCGGCATCGACTTTGACCGCGTTCGCGAATACGTGCCGGGCGATGAAGTGCGCACCATCGACTGGAACGTCACCGCCCGCGCCGGGCGGCCCTTCGTCAAGCAGTTTCACGAAGAGCGCGAGCTGGTGGTGTGGCTGCTGGTCGACGTCTCGGCCTCGGGAGACTTCGGTTCGGTGGCCACCACCAAGCGCGAGCTGGCGGCCGAGCTGGCCTGCGTGCTGGCGCTGTCCGCGGTGCGCAACAACGACAAGGTCGGCCTGCTGATGTTCAGCGATCGCATCGAGGCGCATCTGCCACCCGCCAAGGGA